The Verrucomicrobiota bacterium nucleotide sequence GACCACGCCCGCGCCGTGCGCGTCGTCCACGAGGATGCACCCGTCGCGCGGCAAGAGCGCCAGATACGAGGCGAGCGGCGCGACGGAGCCGTCGTGCCCGAACACGCCGTCGGTCAAGACCACGGGCTTCGCAGCTCGCCCGAGTCTCTTGAGCGCGTGGCCAAGCCCGGCCGGGTTGCGATGTGGGAAGCCGGCCACTCGCGCGCTGAACGCGGGCGCGGCATCCAGCAGGCTTGCGTGGGCGCGCGCGTCGAGCAGCACGTGCGTGAAGCGTCCCGCGAGCGCCTGGGCCACGGCGAGGTTTGTGAGGTAGCCGTTGGGCAGCAGCACGGCTCGTTCTGCGCCGAAGAACCGAGCGCATTCGCGCTCAAGCAATTCGTAGAGGCCGTGGTTGCCGGTGGTCTTCCGCGACGCCGCGACGTTCAGTCCGCCTGCCTTCGCCCCGTCCTGAAGCGCCCGCAGCACAGAGGGATGGCCGGACATCCGGAGATAGTCACAGCCGCCGAAATAGGCGAATTCCCGTCCGCGCCACCGCACGACGGTGCGTCCGGCCTGGTCGAGGGGGTCAGGTAGGTCGCGCATGGTTGGCGCGGCAGATTGTGCGACAGGTCTCAATCCTGTCCAGACGGACGTGACTGCAGGGGCAGGCCCGGCAGCAGACGGTGGAGGGTCGGGCCGGTCCCGCTACGACCGGACCAGCACGGCCTTGTTTTGGATGAGATAGCGCTGGAGCGCCGCCTTGTTGGCGAGCGACACGGTGCCGCGCGGGGCGGCGCCCTTGTAGTGCTTGTAATGCACGAGCGTCTTCCCGATCAGCCCGATGCGGAGGTTGGAGGCCGCCATCACCCAGACCTG carries:
- a CDS encoding aminotransferase class I/II-fold pyridoxal phosphate-dependent enzyme produces the protein MRDLPDPLDQAGRTVVRWRGREFAYFGGCDYLRMSGHPSVLRALQDGAKAGGLNVAASRKTTGNHGLYELLERECARFFGAERAVLLPNGYLTNLAVAQALAGRFTHVLLDARAHASLLDAAPAFSARVAGFPHRNPAGLGHALKRLGRAAKPVVLTDGVFGHDGSVAPLASYLALLPRDGCILVDDAHGAGVVGRRGRGTPELEKVSRERVIQTITFSKAFGVFGGAVLASRDVCAQIVARSRAWTGCTPLPLPVAAAALASLKTLRADDSRRVRLAGITRFVKARLKPAGLEIPDTPASIIAITPTATRHTRRLSQQLVAAGVFPSLIRYPGGPEGGYFRFALSSEHTLEQLAALVRVLQYNGRQAEVH